In one Nicotiana sylvestris chromosome 8, ASM39365v2, whole genome shotgun sequence genomic region, the following are encoded:
- the LOC138875099 gene encoding uncharacterized protein — translation MDDLSGNRKDNAENPEASDGRSTPAPNDLVLRLEQKILELQRELEQFRNLENLSLTLNPDVELSEGYKTTKFEMFDGIGDPRVYLRTYCDKLVGIGKDEKIRMKCFIRSLTGDALSWYISQDPKKWSKWVSMASNFMDRFRFNIENALDVFYIQNLKKKPTETFLEYATRWRSEAAKVRPSLDEEHMNKFFVRAQDPQYYEILMVIENHKFSDIIKLGERIVEDIKKGMVMNYEALQATNKSL, via the exons ATGGACGATTTAAGTGGTAATCGAAAGGATAATGCTGAGAACCCAGAAGcttcagatggtcggagtactccggcaccaaatgatctTGTCTTGAGgttagaacaaaagatattggagttACAGAGAGAGCTTGAGCAGTTCCGCAACTtggaaaacttgtcactcaccctgaat ccagatgtagaactatCGGAGGGATACAAAACtaccaagttcgagatgtttgatggcataggtgatcccagggtctatctgaggacctattgcgacaagcttgtcgggatcgggaaagatgaaaagatccggatgaaatGCTTTATAaggagtcttactggagatgctttgtcctggtacattagccaggatcctaagaaatggtctaaatgggtgagtatggcgtcaaatttcatggaccggttcaggttcaatatagagaatgcactagatgttttctacatccagaaccttaAGAAGAAACCCACCGAAACCTTCctcgagtatgctactcgttggaggtcggaagcggccaaggtcaggccatctttggatgaAGAAcatatgaacaagttcttcgtcagagcacaggatccgcaGTATTACGAAATATTGATGGTcattgaaaaccataagttctctgatatcatcaagcttggggaaAGAATTGTGGAAGACATAAAAAAGGGGATGGTAATGAATTatgaggcattacaggccacaaataagTCATTATAA
- the LOC138875101 gene encoding uncharacterized protein, producing MAPYPRPQGYNNEQQGYPPPQQQHGGRQEDGFTRLEAMMQQGTLPADTQINPKDQGPKQLMVEEKNIQQETEKVAEPVEEPVVIVADKEKSQVIGKKRPPAPFPQRLAKHQKEEQYKKFFEMLKQIMVNIPLIEAFKEMPGYVKMMKDLMSRKFDFQDLATVTLTQTCSVVVTRPIAEKLSDPGSFTIPCTIGNFAFAKLADRTVKHPFGILDDVLIQEGKFVFPADFVILDCKVDEEIPIILGRPFLDTGRALIDCETGELKMRLNDEEITFNVQKSMRRPSEFANCSLINVVDVIVESDDEVLTIEDPLAACLMNLDEVNGEDLAEWVLALEGRGFWERNLEFEPLHLEKRETPPAKPSIEEPPKLELKLFPAHLRCAGSKTFTGTKGVQNCHGVDHVRHQGDQPRLLHAQDSAGRGAQTFQGTSEEAKPQYEGSGEEGGDKVVGCGNYFPNLSQQLGIVLGHRVSSKGIEVDHTKVDVIAKLPSPTSVKAIRSFLEHADFYRRVAFEELKNRLVTTPIIVAPNWEQPFELMCDASDYAVGVVLGQQKDKLMHPIYYARSKVIVYTDHAALRYLIEKKESKPRLIRWVLLLQEFYLEIHDHKSTENQVVDHLSRFEGTENVVEVEEILETFSDEQLLATTHQEAPWYADFANYLASGIVPHDLSSVQRKRFFHESRQYYWDEPYLFRICRDNMIWRCVPEIEQFSVLQACHASAYGGHFGGVRTAAKVLEVGFFWPTVFKDAHLWVKGCNECQRTGNILPTRRDAHEPNSRSGSV from the exons atggcaccttatcCAAGGCCACAGGGGTACAACAATGAACAGCAAGGGTATCCCCCACCTCAGCAAcagcatggtggaaggcaagaagatgggttcactagacttgaagcaatgatgcagcag gggacattacctgcagacacccagattaatccaaaagatcaaggcccaaagCAGCTGATGGTG GAAGAAAAGAACATTCAGCAGGAGACCGAGAAAGTAGCTGAGCCagttgaagagccagtagtaaTAGTAGCTGATAAAGAGAAGTCCCAagtgattgggaagaagagacctcctgcaCCCTTTCCACAGAGGCTGGCCAAGCATCAAAAGGAGGAGCAGTATAAAAAGTTCTTTGAAATGCTCAAACAAATCATGGTAAATATTCCACTGATTGAAGCTTTTAAGGAGATGCCTGGGTACgtaaaaatgatgaaggacttgatgtcccggaAATTTGATTTTCAAGACTTGGCTACGGTTACACTTACTCAGACTTGTAGTGTAGTGGTGACGAGACCTATTGCTGAAAAGCTGTCTGATCCAGGtagctttacaattccatgcactattgggaatTTCGCCTTTGCTAAG CTGGCCGACAGGACTGTGAAGCATCCATTCGGTATCCTTGATGATGTGCTTATTCAGGaggggaaatttgtgttccctgcagattttgtgatcttggattgcaaagtggatgaagagattcctataatcttaggaagaccattcttggaCACGGGGAGAGCTCTGATTGACTGTGAGACTGGGGAGCTCAAAATGAGACTCAATGATGAGgaaataacattcaatgtgcagaagtctatgaggcgaccaagcgagttcgccaattgctctcttattaATGTCGTAGATGTAATTGTAGAGTCTGATGATGAGGTGTTGACAATTGAGGACCCCCTTGCTGCATGTTTGATGAACTTAGATGAAGTGAATGGTGAGGATTTGgcagaatgggtgttggcattggaaggtagagggttctgggagagaaatctagagtttgagcccttgcacttagaaaagagagaaactcctccagctaagccatccattgaagaaccaccaaagctggagttaaagCTATTTCCAgcccacctcag atgtgcaggttcAAAAACTTTTACAGGTACTAAAGGAGTGCAAAACTGCCATGGGGTGGACCATGTAAGACATCAGGGGGATCAGCCCCGCCTACTGCATGCACaagattctgctggaagaggggcacaaaccttccagggaacatcagAGGAGGCTAAACCCCaatatgaaggaagtggtgaagaaggaggtgataaagtggttggatgcgggaattattttcccaatctctCACAGCAGCTGG gcatagtcttggggcaccgggtgtcaagcaaGGGAATAGAGGTGGATCACACGAAAGTTGATGTAATAGCAAAGCTGCCTTCACCAACTTCAGTCAAAGCCATCAGAAGCTTCCTTGAACATGCCGatttttaccggag GGTAGCATTTGAGGAGTTGAAAAATAGACtggtcacaacacccatcattgttgcccccaactgggagcaaccgttTGAACTaatgtgtgatgccagtgactatGCAGTGGGAGTAGTGCTGGGCCAGCAGAAAGACAAACTgatgcacccaatctactatgcta GGtccaaggtaattgtatatactgaccatgcagctctcaggtacttaatagaaaagaaagaatctaagccacgcctgattcgttgggtgttgctaTTGCAAGAGTTCTATCTTGAGATTCATGACCATAAGAGCACTGAGAATCAAGTCGTTGATCATCTATCACGATTTGAGGGAACTGAAAATGTAGTTGAGGTTGAGGAAATACTGGAAACTTTTTCAGACGAGCAATTGCTCGCCACCACTCATcaggaagcgccatggtatgcagactttgctaATTACCTGGCCAGTGGTATAGTTCCTCATGACCTTTCATCGGTCCAAAGGAAAAGATTTTTTCATGAAAGCCGCCAgtattactgggatgaaccttatctgtttAGAATATGCCGTGATAATATGATCTGGAGATGCGTCCCCGAGATAGAGCAAttttctgttttgcaggcttgtcacgcatcggcgtatggtggacactttggaggggtTAGGACAGCGGCAAAGGTGCTAGAGGTTGGATTCTTCTGGCCGacagtgtttaaagatgcgcacctatgggtgaagggctgcaatgaatgtcagcgGACCGGGAACATTTTGCCGACGCgacgagatgcccatgaacccaattcaagaagTGGAAGTGTTTGA